The sequence GCGCAGTTCGGCGATCAACTCGTCGAGCAGGGCGCGCACCTGCTCCTGGTTCTCCGGCCGGGTACCCACCGACGCACTGAGCAGCCAGCCGCCACCGGGAACCACCCGCACCCCGGCGCCCAGGCGGTAGGCCAGCCCCAGTTCCTCGCGAATCCGGGCCACCATCCGGTCGGACAGGGCGTCGAGGGCGGTGAGCAGGGCAGCCCGGTCGGCGGGCTCCACGTCGGCCAGCCGCGCCGCGATCACGCTGACCTGGGGAGCGTCACCGGGTTCGATGATCTCCCCGCCCCCATGGGCCCTGGGAGTGGGATAGGGGCCGCGCACGGGTTCGGCATCGGCGCCGCCGGAGAAATAGTCGCGTACCATGGCCAGGGTCTCACCGGCCGGCACCGGGGAGGCCACGGTGAGCACCAGGTGCCGGGGAGCGAAGTAACCTCCGGGCCAGCGGCCCCAGAAGGCGCGCAGATCCTCGGCGGTGGGCACGGGGTCGTCAGGTCGTCCCGCCAGGGGCCGCGCGAGGGGGTGGTCCGCACCGAAGAGGGCGGCGCGCAGGCGGGCCACCGCACCGCCGCCGCCCCGGGCCTCCGACTTGCGGGCGGCGCGCAGTCCCTGGAGGGCACTCGACCAGCCCGCCGCATCCCACGAGGGTTCGCGAATCATTTCCGCCAGCACGGCGAGCCCTTCCTCGAGAGAGGCGGCGGGTCCCTCCAGACGCACGTAGGAGAAGTCGGGCACGTTATAGCGATTGTCGAAGGGGATCATCGGGTTGTCGGCGGTCTTGACGTCGATGCCCGCGCGCTCGAGGCGGTGGGCGAGTTCCTTGGAGCCGGCCAGCAAGGTCCCGCCATCCAGCAGGCGATGGAGCAGATCGGTGGTGCCCGGGGGCACGTTCTTCTCACGGAACCCCCGGTCGGCCACCAGCAGGTGGATGCCGAAGACGTCGTTGCCCGTCTCGGGCAGGATGCCCACTTCGAGGCCGTTGGGCAGAACGGTGACCCGGCTGCCGAGGGGACCTTCCGCCAGTTCGGCCGCGGCCCGGGGGGGCGGCGGGGCCAGCGGAGCCGGCAGAGGCCCGGCCTCGGCGGGACCGCCCTCCCCGACCCAGGCCGCCCGGGCGCGGTGGGGCAGATCGGCCAGCAGGGCACCCACGGCAGCGCGCACCTGGGCCGGCGTCACCGGAGGCGGGTCGAGGGCCGCGGCCAGGGAGCCGGCGGCGGAAGCCAGGTCGGCGCCGTAGAAGACCGCGGCATAGTGCAGGCGCTGCCCGGTCAGCGCGCGTTCGGCGGCCCAGGCCCGTTGAAGACGCATCACGTCGACGTCTTCGGGCCCGGAAGCCGCGGCCTCGAGGGCACCGAGGAGGCGGGCGAGCAGATCGGCGGGATCGACCCCTTTCCTGGCCCGCAGGTCGATGTCCACCAGGTCACGGGGCCGGCCCGGCTGACGGCCGCAAGCGACGGACTCGGCCAGATCGGGAACCAGCACCGAGGCCAGCGGGCCATCGTCGGCCCCAAGCCAGCGGGTGGCGATCTCGAGGGCGGAGGGACCGACCGGATCGGGAGGCGGAGCGAGCAGGCTCAGGGTCAGGCGGCCGCCTTCCTCCATGGCCGGCGGAGGGCCGCCACCGTGGCCCATGGGACCGCCCTCCCCCGGGGCTCCGGTGGCGCCCTCCGGCTTGGGCCGGGCCTGCCACTGGCCCCAGCCGGGCCAACTCGCGGGGTCGGTACGGGCCGGCGGCGCGGGGGCCGCGGCCAGCGCTTCGAAACGCCGGGCCAGGGCTTCGAGTTCGCCACGGGGCAGATCGCCGCTGACCAGCACGCGCATGGCGGCCGGGACGTAGTGCTGCTTCCAGTAGGCCAGCACCTCGTCCCGGGGTGTGGAGGTCACCGACTCGGGGTAGCCCGCGACGGGATGCTCGAGGGGGGTACCCTGCCAGAGGGCTTGCCGCAGGGTCTCTTCCACGAGGGTGGAGGGGCGGGAGTGGTCCTTGGCCAGTTCCTCGAGGATGACCTTCTTTTCCTTCTCGTAGACCTCCGGACGCAAGGTGGAGCGGGTCAGCATGCCCACGAGCAGGCCTGCGGCCCGGGCGGCGTTTTCCCGGGGCACGAGCACGAAGAAGACGGTGGTCTGCTCCCGCGTGAAGGCGTTGACGTAGGCCGAAATCCTTTCGAAGGACTCGGTGACGCCGCGCTCGTCGAGATCGTCGAAACCATCGAAGAGCAGGTGCTCGAGGTAGTGAGACGAACCCTCGCGACCCGGGGCCTCGTCCTGGGAACCGGCGGCCACCGCCACGGCGACCAGCACGGTCCCCGAACCAGGCTTGGGCCAGACCACGGCCCGGGCGCCGTTGTCGAAGACCAGGTCCCGGGGACCGCCGGTGGCGGCCGCGGCAGCCGCCGGCAGGGCCAGCAGGAGAAGCATGAGGGAGACGAGCGGCACGAGGCCGACCCGCGTGGAGGCCGCGGATCGACGCACCCGGGCGGAGACGATGGATGGATTGATCATCCGCGGATTTTATCCGAGCCGCGGGGACAGGGTGAACTCTTCCGTGGAGATTCTGGGCCGAGCGGTGTTGGGGGCGGCCCTCAGGGGTGCCGGGGAGGGCCCGAGTCGTCCGCGGCGGGGGACGCCGGAGAGGCGGCGCGAACGCGAAAGGTCTCGATCATGCCCGCCAGCCACTCCGGGGGGGCGTCGCCGTGGCAGATGGCGGGCAGACTGACGAGGCGCGGGGGTTCACCGGTGAGAACCAGCACCACCCGGCGCCGACCGGTGACGCGCTCGACGCCGACCCGCGCGATCCGTTCCCAGCCGAGCCGCCAGGCCTCGCCCAGCCCATCGTCGACGGTCAGGCCCTCGTCGTCGAGCACCAGCGGCGGACGGCCGGCGGCGGCGCGCCGGTACTCCAGCAGCGCCGCCAGCCCGAAAAGGCTGGCCCCCGCGATGCCGAGCCCCACACCCGGCACCGAATCGGCCAACGCCGCCCGGGCACCGGCCCAGCACAGCACGAGCGCCGCGACCAGGGCCGCGAGAGCCTTGAAGCGGTGCATGCCCGCCTGGCAGGGGGTTTCGAAATGCAGGGCCGGCGCCCTGGAGGCCGCGGATCCCGCCGCATGAGGAAGGGTGGACATGGGGCGAATATAGGCTTCGCCGGGCGCTTCGCACACCGTCGACCGCCGGATCCGCGGAGGGCATGCTGCACGTGCGGGAGCAAGCGGGACCGCAGGGCGGCGACGTTCCTCAGCGTCGACGTTCACGGAAGCGGTGGACCCCGCCGTCGGTCGCCCGCACCCGCCCCTGCAGGTAGGCCCCCTCCGCCACCGCCACCCGCGGGCCGAGGATGTTGCCCCGCACCCGTCCGGAATGCCGCAACTCGCAATGTTCGGTAGCCGTGATGTCGCCGTCG is a genomic window of Acidobacteriota bacterium containing:
- a CDS encoding insulinase family protein, whose translation is MINPSIVSARVRRSAASTRVGLVPLVSLMLLLLALPAAAAAATGGPRDLVFDNGARAVVWPKPGSGTVLVAVAVAAGSQDEAPGREGSSHYLEHLLFDGFDDLDERGVTESFERISAYVNAFTREQTTVFFVLVPRENAARAAGLLVGMLTRSTLRPEVYEKEKKVILEELAKDHSRPSTLVEETLRQALWQGTPLEHPVAGYPESVTSTPRDEVLAYWKQHYVPAAMRVLVSGDLPRGELEALARRFEALAAAPAPPARTDPASWPGWGQWQARPKPEGATGAPGEGGPMGHGGGPPPAMEEGGRLTLSLLAPPPDPVGPSALEIATRWLGADDGPLASVLVPDLAESVACGRQPGRPRDLVDIDLRARKGVDPADLLARLLGALEAAASGPEDVDVMRLQRAWAAERALTGQRLHYAAVFYGADLASAAGSLAAALDPPPVTPAQVRAAVGALLADLPHRARAAWVGEGGPAEAGPLPAPLAPPPPRAAAELAEGPLGSRVTVLPNGLEVGILPETGNDVFGIHLLVADRGFREKNVPPGTTDLLHRLLDGGTLLAGSKELAHRLERAGIDVKTADNPMIPFDNRYNVPDFSYVRLEGPAASLEEGLAVLAEMIREPSWDAAGWSSALQGLRAARKSEARGGGGAVARLRAALFGADHPLARPLAGRPDDPVPTAEDLRAFWGRWPGGYFAPRHLVLTVASPVPAGETLAMVRDYFSGGADAEPVRGPYPTPRAHGGGEIIEPGDAPQVSVIAARLADVEPADRAALLTALDALSDRMVARIREELGLAYRLGAGVRVVPGGGWLLSASVGTRPENQEQVRALLDELIAELRTGLVDPERLERLAARRRLSAMLRGLSAASRAYRLGRRLFEGPSSTLDVAGADFAAVGAEQVRAAARKYLDPDRMLFVVAP